From a region of the Zingiber officinale cultivar Zhangliang chromosome 4B, Zo_v1.1, whole genome shotgun sequence genome:
- the LOC121978317 gene encoding uncharacterized protein LOC121978317, translated as MTTPLYGFTGNEVQPIGQIKLVISLGEEPLWRIRTTTFIVVDAPSAYNVILGRPTLNEFRPVISTFCQKIKFPVEDRIGEVKGDQLAARRCYVEMVKAEAKSARKAPQIEVNTITEKPPTLVYEEKEEVQIHPC; from the coding sequence ATGACGACTCCGCTATACGGATTTACCGGTAATGAGGTCCAGCCAATCGGCCAGATAAAGCTGGTCATATCCCTCGGAGAAGAGCCGCTCTGGAGAATAAGGACGACTACCTTCATCGTTGTAGATGCCCCGTCCGcttacaacgtcatattgggtcGACCAACCCTTAATGAGTTTCGACCAGTTATCTCAACATTTTGCCAGAAAATTAAATTCCCGGTTGAAGATCGGATCGGAGAAGTCAAAGGGGATCAACTGGCTGCTCGGcgctgctacgtcgagatggtaaaGGCGGAGGCTAAGTCCGCCCGAAAGGCCCCTCAGATCGAGGTAAACACCATAACTGAGAAACCTCCtaccttagtttatgaagaaaaggaggaagtgcagatacatccTTGCTGA